A genomic segment from Neobacillus sp. YX16 encodes:
- a CDS encoding hemolysin family protein has protein sequence MTIINLIVIAILIAFTAFFVSFEFAIVKIRSTRIDQLVAEGNKKAIAAKKIVSNLDEYLSACQLGITVTALGLGWLGEPTVEHMLHPLFTKFNIAESAAGILSFIIAFASVTFIHVVVGELAPKTIAINKAEAVTLIFAKPMIIFYKLMYPFIKVLNGSARVIVGFFGLKPASEHEEAHSEEELQLIISESYKSGEINQSEYKYVNNIFEFDDRIAKEIMVPRTEIVVFDRSQTLAECLEIVKVENYTRYPVIDGEKDNIVGMLNMKEVLTDYISGKNLDTPIDEYTRPVIQVIESIAIHDLLVKMQKERVHMAILMDEYGGTAGLVTVEDILEEIVGEIRDEFDEDEVPDINKISENKTVVDGKVLIDEVNDLFGLDIQEDEMDTIGGWILSEKMDVVEGDKVKYGDYEFKVLEIDGYHIKLLEIVKLMKHESIA, from the coding sequence AGGCAATAAAAAAGCAATTGCAGCTAAGAAAATTGTTTCAAATTTAGATGAATATTTATCAGCGTGTCAATTAGGTATTACCGTAACAGCCTTAGGATTAGGTTGGTTGGGTGAACCGACTGTAGAACACATGCTTCACCCATTGTTTACTAAATTTAACATAGCTGAATCAGCAGCTGGTATCTTGTCCTTTATCATTGCTTTTGCGTCAGTAACCTTTATTCATGTTGTGGTAGGTGAACTTGCTCCGAAAACCATTGCGATTAATAAAGCCGAGGCTGTAACGTTGATATTTGCAAAACCTATGATTATCTTCTATAAGCTTATGTATCCTTTTATTAAAGTATTAAATGGATCAGCACGTGTAATCGTTGGGTTCTTTGGATTAAAACCTGCTTCTGAACATGAAGAAGCACACTCAGAGGAAGAGCTGCAATTAATTATCTCTGAAAGCTACAAGAGCGGGGAAATCAATCAGTCTGAATACAAATATGTGAACAATATCTTTGAATTTGATGATCGTATTGCAAAAGAAATAATGGTACCTCGTACTGAAATCGTTGTATTTGATCGATCACAAACTCTAGCAGAATGTCTAGAAATTGTGAAGGTAGAAAATTATACAAGGTACCCAGTCATTGATGGTGAAAAGGATAACATTGTTGGTATGCTGAACATGAAGGAAGTACTAACAGATTATATTAGTGGTAAAAACCTTGATACACCCATTGATGAATATACCCGTCCTGTTATCCAGGTCATTGAATCGATTGCCATCCATGATTTATTAGTTAAAATGCAAAAAGAACGTGTTCATATGGCAATTCTAATGGATGAATACGGTGGTACTGCAGGTTTGGTGACTGTTGAAGATATTCTGGAAGAAATTGTCGGAGAAATTCGCGATGAATTTGACGAAGATGAAGTCCCGGATATCAACAAAATCAGCGAAAATAAAACCGTGGTCGACGGAAAAGTTTTAATAGATGAAGTAAATGATTTATTCGGTTTAGACATCCAGGAAGATGAGATGGATACCATTGGCGGCTGGATTTTATCTGAAAAAATGGATGTTGTCGAAGGTGATAAGGTTAAATATGGTGATTACGAATTTAAAGTACTTGAAATTGATGGTTATCATATTAAATTATTAGAAATTGTTAAATTAATGAAACATGAATCTATAGCTTAA
- a CDS encoding CopD family protein gives MNLLSSIAELGNYLLFSILVGYVVLQFVSDSQKPSIQLPKPLLLICTLGIILFTFVPVFTLILLFDESVGFVAAAASVLTRFQIGQGWLFNTVFTIFLWLTLYLNRSKYLQAFWIVLMIITIGYSSHVSTQSFVVGLFSHTTHFLMVTIWVGVVLQVSWFSKDKEHWSEFLQWFSPLAVVCMINIFATGFVIMFTLEKPAEYVNGWATPYGRMLLFKHISIVPIIMFAFINGILTKRVSTASKYDPRNWLKAESVILLLVFFFTAVMGTLSPPYEMVYAAQEGTAPTWVDWLLAKNLLVPIEIEFSPTFLSIILVSTALLFLLLIFVSYKSMSPVFATVFGGCFILTLYLGLMFSCVLYPII, from the coding sequence ATGAACCTATTAAGTTCTATTGCAGAGTTAGGTAATTATCTATTGTTTTCGATTTTGGTTGGTTATGTTGTCCTACAATTTGTTTCGGATTCGCAAAAACCAAGTATTCAACTTCCAAAGCCACTTTTGCTTATCTGTACGCTTGGGATTATACTTTTTACTTTTGTGCCCGTGTTCACTTTAATATTGTTATTTGATGAATCCGTCGGGTTTGTTGCGGCCGCTGCCTCTGTTTTGACGCGTTTCCAAATTGGGCAGGGATGGCTGTTTAACACAGTGTTTACTATTTTCTTATGGTTAACCTTGTATCTAAATCGCTCAAAATATTTACAGGCATTCTGGATTGTTTTAATGATTATAACCATTGGTTATAGCAGTCATGTTTCAACTCAATCGTTTGTTGTTGGCCTATTTTCTCATACCACACACTTCCTTATGGTAACGATTTGGGTGGGTGTCGTCCTTCAGGTGTCTTGGTTTTCTAAAGATAAGGAACATTGGTCTGAGTTCCTACAATGGTTTTCACCGTTGGCTGTAGTATGTATGATTAATATTTTTGCAACAGGGTTTGTCATTATGTTTACCCTTGAGAAGCCCGCAGAATATGTAAATGGTTGGGCAACACCATACGGACGTATGTTATTGTTCAAGCACATAAGTATCGTTCCAATTATTATGTTCGCCTTCATTAATGGGATATTAACAAAAAGAGTTTCAACTGCCTCGAAATATGATCCTCGTAATTGGTTAAAAGCAGAAAGTGTCATTCTTTTACTTGTATTTTTCTTTACAGCAGTTATGGGTACATTATCACCACCTTATGAAATGGTCTATGCTGCGCAAGAAGGCACAGCACCAACATGGGTAGATTGGCTGTTAGCAAAGAACCTTCTTGTACCGATAGAAATTGAATTCTCTCCAACCTTCTTATCTATCATTTTGGTTTCAACAGCACTTCTATTTTTGTTGTTAATATTTGTGAGTTATAAAAGTATGAGCCCGGTTTTTGCCACCGTATTTGGGGGTTGTTTTATTCTCACTTTATACTTAGGCTTAATGTTTTCTTGTGTTCTATATCCAATTATTTGA